A genomic region of Miscanthus floridulus cultivar M001 chromosome 3, ASM1932011v1, whole genome shotgun sequence contains the following coding sequences:
- the LOC136543404 gene encoding uncharacterized protein, with product MSASRSLLQRELDDSSSDDDDYLILLAAQIVETYSNAKGRHGGSVPGHATDEYVRIGESTAIESLRRFVAAVVDIFEDEYLRYPNEADTARLLALGEKNGFPASSRRRRAGGGPRRHGCGGVACARLVRRAARQLRDLRRTPPRRHRLHRVPPRLKCICDKVAKDNIKCCPKCGIFLGNPLEKLRPDHSLQHIRSLIFPPKRRKVVTMKKRKERVSSESTLSSVVGITAEGSTALTLAASESKAQKDLALVERDALSGIKGRDFDSACGLTETGALIVWQASPILEEMVAHNQLDSKQDPESFRLPATSDIENQQQGPTAQMTNISFMVESSSSARPAVQDDENLRGDFLTLINESNARIMGRYDAHIIKLKAKNTKSIEELENERERTRILEERLQRELENERTAAAERTRLLEKKLQRELEHEREAAIERTRILEERLQRELENERAAAAERTRILEKKLQSVEHDREAAIERTRVLDERLERESEIAHTTASRNEALKEEIFKLNEELEHGRADNQVLMSDILEKSEELATLKYYSNMLESEKTHLENQVDHLDKELKYARKEHRRYVSKVLDAARAIPNDLEPINSDALPGSRRMSGIC from the exons ATGAGTGCTTCGAGATCACTTCTTCAAAGAGAATTGGATGATTCATCTTCAGATGACGATGACTATTTGATATTGTTAGCTGCTCAAATTGTGGAAACATATTCGAATGCTAAAGGAAGACATGGTGGTTCTGTCCCAGGAC ATGCAACAGATGAGTATGTTCGCATTGGTGAAAGTACTGCAATTGAGAGCCTACGTAGGTTCGTTGCTGCAGTTGTTGATATATTTGAAGATGAATACCTGAGATATCCTAATGAGGCTGACACAGCACGCTTACTGGCACTCGGTGAGAAAAATGGTTTTCCTG CCAGCTCGCGACGCCGCCGCGCGGGAGGGGGTCCGCGGCGGCACGGGTGCGGAGGAGTCGCTTGTGCGCGGCTCGTTCGTCGCGCCGCGCGTCAGCTGCGGGATCTGCGGCGGACTCCTCCACGACGCCACCGCCTTCACCGAGTGCCTCCACGCCT GAAATGCATATGTGACAAGGTTGCGAAAGACAACATAAAGTGCTGCCCAAAGTGTGGCATTTTTCTGGGAAATCCATTGGAGAAGCTCAG ACCTGATCATAGCCTGCAACACATCAGGTCACTGATATTTCCCCCTAAGAGGCGCAAGGTTGTCAccatgaagaagaggaaggaaaGGGTGTCCTCTGAATCGACCCTTTCTTCAGTGGTGGGTATCACTGCAGAAGGAAGCACTGCACTGACACTTGCTGCTTCAGAAAGTAAGGCACAGAAG GATCTTGCTCTTGTCGAAAGAGATGCTTTATCAGGAATTAAGGGTCGAGACTTTGACTCAGCATGTGGTCTTACTGAGACCGGAGCCTTGATTGTGTGGCAAGCATCACCTATCCTAGAGGAGATGGTTGCCCACAATCAGTTAGACTCCAAGCAGGACCCAGAGAGTTTCAGGCTTCCGGCGACCTCTGATATTGAGAACCAGCAACAAGGACCAACTGCACAAATGACCAATATTTCGTTTATGGTTGAGAGCTCATCCAGTGCAAGGCCGGCTGTCCAGGATGATGAAAACTTGAGGGGAGATTTTCTCACATTGATCAATGAG AGTAACGCAAGAATCATGGGAAGGTATGATGCCCACATAATCAAATTGAAGGCAAAGAACACAAAATCAATAGA GGAATTGGAAAATGAAAGAGAGAGGACAAGAATTCTTGAAGAGAGGCTCCAACGAGAATTGGAAAATGAAAGGACAGCAGCTGCTGAGAGAACTAGACTTCTTGAAAAGAAGCTCCAAAGAGAACTGGAACATGAACGAGAAGCTGCTATTGAGAGAACAAGAATTCTTGAAGAGAGACTCCAACGAGAATTGGAAAATGAAAGGGCAGCAGCTGCTGAGAGAACTAGAATTCTTGAAAAGAAGCTCCAAAGTGTGGAACATGATCGGGAAGCTGCTATTGAGAGAACAAGAGTTCTTGATGAGAGACTCGAAAGAGAATCTGAAATAGCACATACTACTGCAAGCCGGAATGAAGCCTTAAAAGAGGAGATTTTCAAACTTAATGA GGAACTGGAACATGGAAGAGCAGATAACCAGGTTCTGATGTCAGATATTTTGGAGAAAAGTGAGGAGCTCGCTACACTCAAATATTATTCCAATATGCTTGAGTCAGAGAAGACAC ATCTAGAAAATCAAGTTGACCATCTTGACAAGGAATTGAAGTATGCTAGGAAAGAGCACAGAAGATATGTCAGTAAGGTCTTGGATGCAGCAAGAGCCATTCCTAACGACTTAGAGCCGATCAACTCTGATGCTCTGCCTGGATCGAGGCGCATGTCGGGGATCTGTTAG